The following are encoded together in the Limanda limanda chromosome 12, fLimLim1.1, whole genome shotgun sequence genome:
- the LOC133015989 gene encoding thrombospondin-type laminin G domain and EAR repeat-containing protein-like has translation MSSLIFLQLLLLGLRVINATDTWRHCTDLFPLDLLSFVLERDPSRLVPGVHMKQAEGVRGVHFSSPHSSMSFPSSQLLASCDLFPKNFSIVVTLKVPHISQKRNEYIFSMSMPKTEEKGAVTEKENILESTNKRSIREDGEEKKKKKKKKRKERQFQSNEERGRIILGLRFSRKSLHFLFKGHGGVVEHWVFRGTKLADNQWHTLVLTVTSQHVRLSLDCNPPLEIIPTRPFPSDVNIQGSRFHIGSRGRWKGLFSGLLRQLVLVPGSDATNQICPSSDPQLATLSVPPLLLDLPITGKETDSHLTSYDTEERVSVGLERSCSEMLQGQLWFNPLKKGLYLCDGSVWVTVLEDHERLDYVLEHQVLTTSSETHDIEVFRVPGIGLMAAMAQRSKASGSAVYLWTHSGFKVYQNISTHEALAWRHFNIGKKIFLVVSNSGGELGKRLNKESGTDFSVIYKWSKKRKQFVRFQSLQTYSARDWEAFTIKQQTYLAVANHRQGNSNHTIDSVIYKWNRLTKSFEVHQTLPTSGAYDWEFFTVGPYHFLVVANAFDGVTTAVDSVIYVWVNGRFQVFQKIKTFCATDWEMFQIGSRFFLVVANGHRLQGNEPSRYAINSTIYELDLNGQLFVRFQDIITYSAVDWEFFSLGEEHFLIVANSFNGESYSLNSVLYRWQGYEGFVPVHWLPTIGCSDWEFFSYKGQSYLIYSSAKEPLSKVFKLKTF, from the exons TTAAGGGTCATCAACGCcacagacacatggagacactgTACAG ATTTGTTCCCTCTGGATCTTCTGTCTTTTGTCCTGGAGAGGGACCCCTCCAGACTCGTGCCCGGGGTGCACATGAAGCAGGCCGAAGGGGTGAGGGGGGTTCATTTCTCCAGCCCTCATTCCTCCATGAGCTTTCCCTCCTCCCAGCTGCTGGCAAGCTGCGACCTCTTCCCAAAAAACTTCTCCATTGTTGTGACTCTAAAAGTCCCACACATTTCCCAAAAG AGAAATGAATACATCTTTTCCATGTCGATGccaaaaacagaagagaaaggagCAGTGACGGAGAAGGAGAACATTTTGGAAAGTACTAATAAAAGGAGTATCAGGGAAGatggagaggaaaagaagaagaagaagaagaagaagaggaaggagaggcaATTCCAAAGTAACGAGGAACGTGGACGGATCATCTTGGGACTGAGGTTTTCAAGAAAATCCCTGCACTTCCTCTTTAAAGGTCACGGAGGGGTCGTGGAGCACTGGGTGTTTCGAGGCACCAAGTTGGCTGATAACCAGTGGCACACTCTGGTTTTAACTGTTACCAGTCAACACGTGAGGCTGTCGTTGGACTGTAACCCGCCACTGGAAAT CATTCCCACCAGGCCTTTCCCCTCAGACGTCAACATTCAGGGATCCAGATTCCACATCGGCAGCCGGGGAAGATGGAAAGGCTTGTTTTCA GGTTTGTTAAGGCAGCTGGTTTTGGTACCAGGCTCAGACGCCACCAATCAGATCTGCCCATCTTCCGACCCCCAGCTAGCAACTCTGTCAGTACCACCTCTCCTCTTAGACCTGCCCATCACGGGGAAGGAGACAGACAGCCACCTGACTTCCTACG ACACGGAGGAGCGAGTGTCAGTGGGTTTGGAGCGTTCGTGCTCGGAGATGCTGCAAGGTCAGCTGTGGTTCAATCCGCTCAAGAAAGGCCTCTACCTCTGCGACGGCTCCGTGTGGGTCACCGTGCTGGAGG ATCATGAAAGGCTGGACTACGTGTTggaacatcaggtcctgaccACCAGCTCAGAAACGCATGATATAGAG GTTTTCCGGGTACCGGGCATCGGTCTGATGGCTGCCATGGCTCAACGCTCCAAAGCTTCTGGCTCTGCTGTGTATCTTTGGACCCACTCGGGATTCAAAGTCTACCAGAATATCTCCACACATGAAGCCCTAGCCTGGAGACACTTCAACATAGGAAAGAAA ATATTTCTGGTGGTGTCTAACTCTGGGGGAGAGTTGGGCAAACGCTTAAACAAAGAGTCTGGGACTGACTTTTCTGTGATTTACAAGTGgagcaagaaaagaaaacagtttgTGCGGTTCCAGTCTCTGCAGACCTACTCTGCCCGGGACTGGGAGGCTTTTACCATCAAGCAACAAACCTATCTCGCTGTGGCCAATCATAGACAAG GGAATAGCAATCACACTATTGACAGTGTGATATACAAGTGGAACAGGTTAACAAAGTCTTTTGAGGTTCACCAGACGCTGCCGACCTCGGGGGCCTATGACTGGGAGTTCTTCACCGTCGGACCGTACCATTTCCTGGTGGTCGCAAATGCTTTTGATGGAGTGACCACAGCTGTAGACTCTGTCATCTACGTTTGGGTCAATGGACGCTTCCAGGTGTTCCAGAAAATTAAG ACGTTCTGCGCCACAGACTGGGAAATGTTTCAGATTGGCAGCAGATTCTTCTTGGTTGTTGCCAATGGACACAGACTCCAAGGTAATGAACCAAGTCGATATGCCATCAACTCCACCATCTACGAACTGGACTTGAATGGACAGCTGTTTGTCCGCTTCCAGGATATTATCACCTACAG TGCAGTGGACTGGGAATTCTTCAGCCTCGGGGAGGAGCATTTTCTGATCGTGGCTAACTCCTTTAACGGAGAATCCTACTCCCTGAACAGCGTTCTCTACAG ATGGCAGGGATATGAAGGCTTTGTTCCTGTTCATTGGCTCCCAACCATCGGGTGCAGTGACTGGGAGTTTTTCAGCTACAAGGGACAATCCTATCTGATCTACTCTAGTGCCAAAGAGCCTCTCTCCAAAGTGTTCAAGCTCAAAACcttttag